DNA sequence from the Brachybacterium sp. P6-10-X1 genome:
CAGCGACCCTTCTGCTCGCGCGTGAGCAGGCCGGCGTCGACGAGCTTCTTCATGTGGTGGCTGACGGTCGGCTGACCGATCCCGAGCGGTTCGGTGAGGTCGCACGCACAGACCGAATCGCAGCCCTGGGCCGCGACATGGGAGAGGAGCCGGAGGCGGGTGGGGTCGGATAGGGCCTTCAGCAGGGTGGCGAGTCTCTCCGCGTCAATGCTGTTGACCGGTCCGGACGACAGCGTGCAGCACCCCTCGGTCTCGCGGCCCGCGTCGAGTCCGGCAGAAGCGATCTCAGTTGTCGTGGACATGCCCTCACCTTACATTGACAGTCATCGATACATTGACAGTCATCGATGTACAGCATAGCGTTCGCATCGATATCCGTCGATGGAAGGTCCCGAACACTGATGAGTACGACCACCAAGGACGTGGACCAGCCACGCGTGATGAAGGAGATGTCCTTCCTGGACCGCTGGCTACCGGTGTGGATCCTGGCCGCGATGGTCGTAGGGCTCCTGCTGGGACGGTTCATCCCTGGCCTCAGCACGGCTCTGGAGGCAGTGAAAATCGGGTCCGTCTCCCTGCCCATCGCGATCGGGCTGCTGGTGATGATGTATCCGGTCCTCGCGAAGGTCCGCTACGACGAGACTCGCCGCATCGGCGCGGACAAGCGTCTGCTGATCTCATCGCTGGTGCTGAACTGGATCATCGGCCCGGCCCTGATGTTCGCCTTGGCATGGATCTTCCTGGCCGATCTGCCGGAGTACCGTACCGGGTTGATCATCGTCGGGCTCGCGCGTTGCATCGCCATGGTGCTGATCTGGAACGATCTCGCCTGCGGGGATCGGGAGGCTGCGGCGGTCCTGGTCGCGATCAACTCTGTCTTCCAGGTGATCGCCTTCGGTGCCCTGGGCTGGTTCTACCTCCAGGCGCTCCCCTCGTGGCTGGGGCTGCCGACCACCTCGGCCGAGTTCTCGATCGGCGCGATCGTCCTCAGCGTGCTGATCTTCCTCGGCATCCCCCTGGTCGCAGGGTTCCTCACCCGCGTGATCGGGGAGCGCGTCAAGGGCCGCACCTGGTACGAGGAGCGGTTCCTCCCGAAGATCGGCCCGTGGGCGCTGTACGGGCTGCTGTTCACCATCGTGCTGCTGTTCTCCCTCCAGGGCGACGCGATCCTCTCCGCCCCGGGGGACGTGGCCCGCATCGCCCTGCCGCTGCTGGTCTACTTCGTGGTCATGTTCCTCGGCGCATTCCTGCTCGGACGGGCGATTGGGTTGAACTACGCGAAGTCCACGACCGTCGCCTTCACCGCCTCGGGCAACAACTTCGAGCTCGCGATCGCCGTCGCGATCGGCACCTTCGGCGTGACCTCCGGTCAAGCCCTTGCGGGTGTCGTCGGTCCGCTGATCGAGGTCCCCGTCCTCGTGGCCCTCGTATACGTCGCCCTCGCGATGGGGCGGCGACTGTTCCCGGGCGACTCCACCGTCCCCACCCGATGACCCAGCAGAAGGATGACCTCGCGATGTCCACGAAGCGCCCCGCAGTCCTGTTCGTGTGCGTGAAGAACGGCGGCAAGTCCCAGATGGCCGCGGCCCTCATGCGCCATCACGCCGGAGATGCCGTCGAAGTTCACTCCGCCGGCACCCGCCCCGGCAGCGCGATCAATGCCCAGTCGGCGGAGTCGATCGCCGAGGTCGGTGCGGACATGTCCTCCGCTGTTCCGCAGCTGGTGACTCCGGAGCTGCTGCGCGGCGTCGATCAGGTGGTCGTCATCGGCGGTGAAGCTGTCATCGAGCCCGTCGAGGGCGTGACCGCTCTGGTAACCACCTGGCACACCGATGAACCCTCGAAGCGCGGCATCGACGGGATGGAACGCATGCGCCTGGTGCGCGATGACATCGACGGCCACGTCCGCGCGCTCCTGACCGACCTCACCCAGTCCCCGAACTGACCAACTACACCTAGGAGATCCCATGCTCACCACCTCCACCACCTCGCATCCCGTGGTCATCATCGGTGCCGGACCCATCGGTCTGGCCGCCGCCGCCCACCTCTACGAGCCCGACCTGCCCTTCATCGTTCTTGAGTCCGGGCCCGCAGCCGGAGCGGCGATCACCGGCTGGGGGCACACCCGGCTGTTCTCGCCGTGGCAGTACAACCTCGATTCTGCCGCTCAGCGCCTCCTCGAAGCCAGCGGCTGGACCGCCCCCGACGCCGATGCTCTGCCGACCGGGCACGAACTGCGTGAGCAGTACCTCGAGCCCCTCGCTCAGCTTCCTCAGCTCGCTGAGTCGATCCGCTATGACGCACGTGTCACCGCTGTCTCCCGTGCCGGCGTCGACAAGACCCGCACCGCACGCCGAGAGGAGACCCCCTTCCTCGTCCGGATCGAGACCAGCGACGGGCACAGCGAAGACGTCCTCGCCTCTGCTGTCATCGATGCGTCCGGCACCTGGTCCACTCCCAACCCGCTGGGCCAGGCCGGGCTCCTCGCGCCCGGTGAACGACAGGCCCTCGCCGCGGGTCGCATCACGCCGCCGCTGCCAGACGTGCAGGGCCGTGATCGCGAGCGCGTCG
Encoded proteins:
- a CDS encoding helix-turn-helix transcriptional regulator encodes the protein MSTTTEIASAGLDAGRETEGCCTLSSGPVNSIDAERLATLLKALSDPTRLRLLSHVAAQGCDSVCACDLTEPLGIGQPTVSHHMKKLVDAGLLTREQKGRWAHYSVVPSAFAELRAFLDIA
- a CDS encoding low molecular weight phosphatase family protein: MSTKRPAVLFVCVKNGGKSQMAAALMRHHAGDAVEVHSAGTRPGSAINAQSAESIAEVGADMSSAVPQLVTPELLRGVDQVVVIGGEAVIEPVEGVTALVTTWHTDEPSKRGIDGMERMRLVRDDIDGHVRALLTDLTQSPN
- the arsB gene encoding ACR3 family arsenite efflux transporter, which encodes MSTTTKDVDQPRVMKEMSFLDRWLPVWILAAMVVGLLLGRFIPGLSTALEAVKIGSVSLPIAIGLLVMMYPVLAKVRYDETRRIGADKRLLISSLVLNWIIGPALMFALAWIFLADLPEYRTGLIIVGLARCIAMVLIWNDLACGDREAAAVLVAINSVFQVIAFGALGWFYLQALPSWLGLPTTSAEFSIGAIVLSVLIFLGIPLVAGFLTRVIGERVKGRTWYEERFLPKIGPWALYGLLFTIVLLFSLQGDAILSAPGDVARIALPLLVYFVVMFLGAFLLGRAIGLNYAKSTTVAFTASGNNFELAIAVAIGTFGVTSGQALAGVVGPLIEVPVLVALVYVALAMGRRLFPGDSTVPTR